One Candidatus Eisenbacteria bacterium DNA window includes the following coding sequences:
- a CDS encoding protein kinase, protein MNPESKDIKQIFAEALKLQTAPERAAYLNECCGEDAALRAEVESLLSAHEDAGDFLDTAAVGLEAPLSDIFLNDGAGTTIGRYKLLQVIGEGGFGIVYMAEQQEPIRRRVALKIIKLGMDTKQVIARFEAERQALALMDHPNIAKVLDAGATETGRPYFVMELVKGMPITQYCDENKLDTKQRLRLFLDVCNAVQHAHHKGIIHRDIKPSNVMITLLDGTPVPKVIDFGIAKAIQQRLTEKTLFTEYQQFIGTPQYMSPEQAAISGLDIDTRTDVYSLGVLLYELLTGTTPCEVKRLRGAAYDEIRRIIRETDLPKPSTRLSTLGDDIGEVAKQRHAQPGRLRKMVAGDLDWIAMKSLEKDRTRRYATANELAADISRYLANEMILAGPPSIGYRLLKRVRRHKTLFATVAAVVLLAVLFGGVFTLQQRQKLERLRGVAETGLADGRLAMAMGDYGAVQRRLTSVKVQLEDSESLTTRYQSEVDSLLGKAELKLRFRRFQSSVETARYATQPLMGLLPEYWSWTDQELNTRLLKARDRCREALTIFGVIDNPQWRDELEKLPLDPNEARFVQDKAAELLFMLATTQHRIGKLSFAWSSTAGAQRAIGFLNQVEALAPNLQALYEYRSTYWDEVGNTERADADAARAEVVKPSTWLDHWLLANKFWPDQQRAIAELEKAIALKVDDYWTWYAWGLAFEWAEEFAERRIHHAMSICINLNPLEAAGWIGRGAHGMLPEPSGREAAIADLTRGLELTDDPGLRSFAHYYRGVALSAMGDMDGALRDLSSAVEAKSNFPGCLVTRGELYLMLGDKSRAQADFREVLVRFPRPAKPSEYIWRIRALKHLEEWETVIEECHLQAAHPDNIFNNQTNVAYADYRLGRYQEAAQILQNATGAAESFVLSMALWKMGRKEEARASYRRGVDWIARNGSAVLSGSRVLWCRRVGAYESEAAGLSGISESQRPDLFIPTQ, encoded by the coding sequence ATGAATCCTGAATCCAAAGACATCAAGCAGATCTTCGCCGAAGCGCTGAAGTTGCAGACCGCCCCGGAGCGGGCGGCATACCTGAACGAATGTTGCGGAGAGGATGCCGCCCTGCGCGCGGAAGTTGAGTCACTGCTCAGTGCCCATGAAGATGCCGGCGACTTCCTCGACACCGCCGCCGTCGGCTTGGAGGCTCCCCTGTCGGACATTTTTCTGAACGACGGCGCCGGCACAACCATCGGTCGCTACAAGCTGCTTCAAGTGATCGGTGAAGGCGGATTCGGTATTGTTTACATGGCCGAGCAGCAAGAGCCGATCCGGCGGCGCGTGGCCCTCAAGATCATCAAGCTTGGCATGGACACCAAACAGGTCATCGCGCGCTTTGAAGCCGAACGGCAGGCCCTGGCGCTGATGGATCATCCCAACATCGCCAAGGTGCTGGATGCCGGAGCGACCGAAACGGGCCGGCCTTATTTCGTGATGGAGCTGGTCAAAGGTATGCCCATCACTCAGTATTGCGACGAGAATAAGCTGGACACCAAGCAGCGATTAAGATTGTTCCTCGACGTGTGCAACGCCGTCCAACACGCGCATCACAAGGGGATCATCCACCGCGACATCAAACCCTCCAACGTGATGATCACACTCCTTGACGGCACTCCGGTCCCAAAGGTCATTGATTTTGGGATTGCTAAAGCAATCCAGCAGCGCCTTACCGAGAAAACGCTTTTCACGGAGTACCAGCAGTTCATCGGCACACCGCAATATATGAGCCCCGAACAAGCCGCGATCAGCGGGTTGGATATAGACACTCGAACAGATGTCTACTCGCTCGGTGTTCTTCTCTATGAGCTTCTCACCGGCACCACCCCCTGCGAGGTCAAGCGCCTCCGGGGCGCCGCCTATGACGAGATCCGCAGAATCATCCGCGAAACCGACCTCCCCAAACCGTCCACACGATTGAGCACATTGGGTGATGATATCGGCGAGGTCGCTAAACAACGCCATGCTCAGCCGGGGCGGCTGCGCAAGATGGTCGCCGGCGATCTGGACTGGATCGCCATGAAGTCGCTCGAGAAGGATCGCACGCGTCGCTATGCAACGGCCAATGAACTGGCGGCTGATATCAGTCGCTATCTTGCCAATGAGATGATCTTGGCCGGTCCTCCGAGCATTGGCTATCGCCTCTTGAAGCGGGTCAGGCGGCATAAGACATTGTTTGCCACAGTGGCCGCGGTGGTGCTGCTGGCGGTCCTGTTCGGCGGCGTTTTCACACTGCAACAGCGGCAGAAGCTGGAGCGCTTAAGAGGTGTTGCCGAGACCGGCTTGGCCGACGGGCGGCTGGCCATGGCAATGGGTGACTATGGCGCCGTTCAGCGCCGGCTGACCTCTGTGAAAGTGCAACTCGAAGACAGCGAGTCTCTCACAACCCGCTATCAATCGGAAGTGGACAGCCTTCTCGGCAAGGCGGAGTTGAAGCTTCGTTTTCGGCGCTTTCAGTCGTCTGTGGAAACAGCCCGGTACGCGACCCAACCCCTGATGGGTTTGTTGCCTGAGTATTGGAGCTGGACCGATCAAGAACTGAATACCCGTCTGCTGAAAGCCCGCGATCGTTGCCGGGAGGCGCTTACAATTTTCGGCGTGATCGACAATCCGCAATGGCGGGACGAACTCGAGAAACTTCCTCTGGATCCGAATGAGGCGCGGTTCGTTCAGGATAAGGCGGCGGAATTGCTCTTTATGCTGGCCACCACCCAACATCGCATTGGAAAACTCAGCTTCGCTTGGAGCAGCACCGCCGGTGCGCAACGGGCTATCGGCTTTCTCAATCAGGTTGAAGCGCTGGCGCCGAATCTCCAGGCCCTTTACGAATACCGAAGCACTTATTGGGATGAGGTCGGCAACACCGAAAGGGCCGATGCGGATGCCGCGCGTGCCGAGGTAGTCAAACCCTCGACTTGGCTCGATCATTGGCTGCTGGCCAACAAATTCTGGCCGGATCAGCAACGGGCGATTGCGGAGCTGGAGAAGGCCATCGCTCTCAAGGTCGATGACTACTGGACCTGGTACGCCTGGGGACTGGCGTTCGAATGGGCCGAGGAGTTCGCCGAGCGACGGATCCATCATGCGATGAGTATCTGCATCAACCTCAATCCACTGGAGGCGGCCGGATGGATCGGTCGCGGGGCGCATGGCATGCTTCCCGAACCGTCAGGCCGCGAGGCGGCCATCGCCGATCTCACCAGGGGCTTGGAACTGACCGACGACCCGGGCCTGCGAAGCTTTGCCCACTACTACCGGGGCGTCGCTCTATCCGCAATGGGTGACATGGATGGCGCCCTGCGGGATCTCTCCTCTGCGGTCGAAGCAAAATCGAATTTCCCCGGCTGTTTGGTCACCCGCGGTGAACTGTATCTGATGCTCGGCGACAAAAGCCGCGCGCAGGCGGATTTCCGGGAGGTCCTTGTTCGATTCCCCCGGCCGGCGAAGCCGAGCGAGTATATTTGGCGCATCCGGGCCCTTAAACATTTGGAAGAATGGGAAACGGTCATCGAGGAGTGCCATCTGCAGGCCGCGCATCCGGACAACATCTTTAACAATCAAACCAATGTTGCCTACGCCGATTACCGGTTGGGCCGGTACCAGGAAGCGGCCCAGATTCTCCAGAACGCGACGGGGGCCGCCGAGTCTTTTGTCTTGTCGATGGCGCTGTGGAAGATGGGCAGAAAAGAAGAAGCCCGCGCTTCGTATCGGAGGGGTGTGGACTGGATCGCCAGGAATGGGTCTGCAGTCCTGTCGGGCAGCCGCGTGTTGTGGTGCCGACGGGTCGGTGCTTATGAATCCGAAGCGGCGGGACTCAGCGGGATCAGTGAGTCCCAGAGACCGGATTTGTTCATCCCAACGCAGTGA
- a CDS encoding ankyrin repeat domain-containing protein: protein MTQRHRPQMLIILIPFLLLMSAASGFSQNLIQAAKDGDLETIEELLSADASLVNEKDERDGTAWLFAIDRGHREIVDYLLEHGADIHARDVDGDGALHWAAYAGRAGIAARLLDLGLPVDDLNQQQQTPLHYAAMRGHPEVVMLLLQGGADINRPSHTGEPAITYAVLRNQFDTAVVLLMQGADLEIRDDYGRTPLLLAARETGNADMARLLLKYGADINAVDKYGDTPLTLTTWRGFADAVDVLLEYGADIPTSGKNGEFLMTFAAAKGLNRLFSILLEGGADPNIRNSYGGNLLHSAAAAGSVEIVELLLHREHLDPLERDRYGWNALHYAAYRGRTNIINYLSNAGVDLNLRTHSGRSALNLADFMGRDQNVMLLKKLGGDAAPIQFPALEGPYLGQRPPGPKAELFALDIVASNEGQHGSVSFTPDGKEAFWSSFLSTDVGYSRSGILTSKMVDGRWTPPQMASFAPTWERDQSGDVPFVSPDGRHLYFLSRRPHEPGGPIRGEHLWITEYDGNGWSEPTLAGGVDNPISFHWQFSIDKHRDLYFSANRPSGRGMGDIYCSKFVNGVYLPAENMGAVINTEYSEGAPYISPEGDYLLFIRDDEITGFGKGDIYISYRTDGNNWTPPRNLGGDINSSSSEICPMVSPDGRYLFFISQRLDTNNVFWAAADFISKFRP from the coding sequence ATGACCCAACGCCACCGCCCTCAAATGCTCATTATTCTGATTCCCTTCCTGCTTTTGATGAGCGCTGCTTCGGGATTTTCTCAAAATCTCATCCAGGCCGCCAAAGATGGAGATCTTGAAACAATCGAGGAGCTTCTCTCTGCGGATGCGAGCCTTGTTAATGAAAAGGACGAGCGTGATGGCACAGCCTGGCTCTTCGCCATCGATAGAGGCCACCGTGAAATAGTTGATTACCTTCTTGAACATGGGGCCGATATCCATGCCCGGGATGTTGATGGGGATGGGGCCCTGCATTGGGCCGCCTATGCCGGCAGAGCAGGGATTGCGGCCCGTCTTCTTGATCTCGGCCTGCCCGTCGATGATCTCAATCAACAACAGCAGACGCCGCTTCATTATGCGGCCATGAGGGGACATCCTGAGGTTGTCATGCTGCTCCTGCAAGGCGGCGCTGATATCAATCGTCCATCACATACCGGCGAACCTGCCATCACCTATGCCGTCTTGAGAAATCAGTTCGATACCGCCGTCGTTCTGCTCATGCAGGGCGCGGATCTTGAAATTCGAGACGACTACGGCAGAACGCCCCTGCTTCTCGCGGCCAGGGAAACGGGAAATGCCGACATGGCGCGCCTCCTTCTCAAATACGGCGCCGACATCAATGCGGTGGACAAATATGGCGATACGCCTCTCACCCTCACCACTTGGCGGGGATTCGCCGACGCTGTCGATGTCCTTCTCGAATATGGGGCCGATATTCCGACTTCCGGAAAAAATGGCGAATTCCTCATGACCTTTGCTGCCGCGAAGGGATTGAATCGATTGTTCTCAATCCTGCTCGAGGGAGGCGCCGACCCGAATATTCGAAATAGCTACGGCGGTAATCTCCTCCACTCCGCTGCCGCCGCCGGCTCCGTTGAAATCGTTGAATTGTTGTTGCATCGGGAGCATCTTGATCCTCTTGAAAGGGACCGTTACGGATGGAATGCGCTTCACTATGCCGCGTATAGAGGCCGCACGAATATTATCAATTACCTATCGAACGCGGGTGTCGATTTGAACTTGAGAACTCACTCGGGGAGATCCGCTCTGAATCTTGCGGATTTTATGGGACGCGACCAGAACGTCATGTTGTTGAAAAAGCTCGGTGGAGATGCCGCGCCGATACAATTCCCGGCGCTTGAAGGACCCTATCTCGGGCAGAGGCCGCCCGGGCCAAAGGCGGAGCTCTTCGCCTTGGATATCGTCGCTTCGAATGAGGGGCAGCACGGCTCGGTGTCTTTTACGCCGGATGGCAAAGAAGCCTTCTGGTCATCTTTCCTCTCCACGGATGTCGGTTACTCAAGGAGCGGCATCCTAACATCCAAAATGGTCGATGGACGGTGGACCCCGCCCCAAATGGCTTCATTTGCTCCCACATGGGAACGGGACCAAAGTGGTGATGTCCCGTTTGTATCACCTGACGGCCGGCATCTTTACTTTTTAAGCCGCCGTCCTCACGAACCCGGCGGCCCGATCCGCGGCGAGCATCTTTGGATCACCGAATATGACGGCAACGGCTGGTCGGAGCCCACCCTTGCCGGAGGAGTCGACAACCCCATCTCCTTCCATTGGCAATTTTCCATTGATAAGCATAGAGACCTTTATTTCTCGGCCAATCGGCCGTCAGGGCGCGGCATGGGAGATATTTATTGTTCCAAATTTGTAAATGGAGTGTACCTGCCCGCTGAGAATATGGGGGCCGTCATCAACACCGAATATAGTGAAGGCGCGCCTTACATCTCCCCCGAGGGTGACTACCTCCTTTTCATCAGAGACGATGAGATTACTGGTTTCGGAAAAGGCGATATTTATATCAGCTATCGAACAGACGGCAATAATTGGACGCCTCCGCGGAATCTTGGAGGCGACATCAATTCCTCTTCTTCGGAAATCTGTCCAATGGTATCACCCGACGGAAGGTATCTTTTCTTTATCAGCCAGCGGCTGGATACGAACAATGTCTTTTGGGCAGCCGCGGATTTTATTTCGAAGTTCAGGCCCTAA
- a CDS encoding BlaI/MecI/CopY family transcriptional regulator has product MTRKPKLSDLTRRERQIMDIIFKSGEATAVEVVEGLPGRPVNATVRTLLNVLETKGYLRHKVLKGRFIYSPTISTAEVRRNMLKHVIETFFKGAEASAVISILKESELSLSKKDKEDILKLIKDSRNQGQ; this is encoded by the coding sequence ATGACCCGGAAACCCAAACTCAGCGATCTCACGCGCCGGGAGCGCCAGATTATGGATATTATCTTCAAATCGGGCGAGGCCACGGCGGTCGAGGTGGTCGAAGGCCTTCCGGGCAGGCCGGTCAATGCAACCGTAAGGACCTTGCTCAACGTATTAGAAACCAAGGGTTATCTACGGCATAAGGTCTTAAAGGGGCGGTTTATCTATTCCCCGACAATCTCCACCGCCGAGGTGCGGAGGAATATGCTCAAACATGTGATAGAGACTTTTTTTAAGGGCGCGGAGGCGAGCGCCGTTATTTCCATTCTCAAGGAATCTGAATTGTCCCTGTCGAAAAAGGATAAAGAGGATATTCTCAAACTTATTAAGGATTCGCGCAATCAAGGACAGTGA
- a CDS encoding sigma-54 dependent transcriptional regulator, whose product MAVILIVDDEAGIRAFIAEALAEEGYLTVEAADGSAAVEKLRRRGFDLVLTDLRMPGPVDGMALVRMLRAEQPDVEIIVLTAHGTVDSAVEAMKLGAFDYLQKPVSSPGQLRMVVSRALERRRLLAIRDRTSREISALPPLFYSDPAMQPVVRAVEKVAPTASTVLILGDSGTGKEIVARTLHRLSARRDGPFVPINCAAISESLMESEIFGHEKGAFTGATAARRGRLELADGGTLFLDEIGELKASLQSKLLRVIEDGRFERVGGTRTLQADVRWIAATNRDIEAMVASGAFREDLYHRLAVFPIRLPALRERPADIVPLAEGLLARIAAEMGRPGLRLSDDARARIRSAYWPGNIRSLANALERAAILAEGDTIEGKSVVPSTPNPKRGSDGVRTMAEIEAEAIRRALDDMDGNRRLAAERLGIGLRTLYEKLKRHGIS is encoded by the coding sequence ATGGCCGTCATCTTGATCGTCGATGACGAAGCGGGAATCCGCGCCTTCATCGCCGAAGCCCTGGCCGAGGAGGGGTATCTGACGGTTGAGGCCGCGGATGGGAGTGCCGCCGTCGAGAAACTCCGTCGGCGTGGATTCGATCTGGTTCTGACCGACCTGCGCATGCCGGGGCCGGTGGATGGGATGGCGCTGGTGCGGATGCTCCGCGCCGAGCAGCCGGATGTGGAGATCATCGTGCTCACCGCCCACGGCACCGTCGATTCGGCGGTGGAGGCGATGAAGCTCGGCGCCTTCGACTACCTGCAGAAGCCGGTCTCAAGCCCGGGGCAGCTCCGGATGGTGGTGTCGCGTGCTCTGGAACGGCGGCGGCTCCTCGCCATTCGGGATCGCACGTCACGCGAGATCTCCGCCCTGCCTCCTTTGTTTTACAGCGACCCCGCCATGCAGCCGGTGGTCCGCGCCGTCGAGAAGGTCGCCCCCACTGCGAGCACGGTCCTCATCCTGGGTGACAGCGGGACGGGGAAGGAAATTGTCGCCCGCACACTCCACCGGCTAAGCGCCCGCCGGGACGGTCCCTTCGTGCCGATCAACTGCGCTGCAATCTCCGAATCACTCATGGAGAGCGAAATCTTCGGCCACGAGAAAGGGGCTTTCACAGGCGCCACCGCGGCCCGCCGCGGACGGCTCGAACTGGCCGACGGCGGCACCCTATTCCTCGATGAGATCGGCGAGCTGAAGGCATCCCTGCAATCGAAGCTGCTGCGTGTGATCGAGGACGGCCGCTTCGAGCGCGTCGGAGGGACCCGGACTCTTCAGGCCGACGTGCGCTGGATCGCGGCGACAAACCGCGACATTGAAGCGATGGTGGCCTCGGGCGCCTTCCGCGAGGACCTGTATCATCGCCTCGCGGTTTTTCCGATCCGTCTGCCGGCCTTGCGCGAGCGGCCGGCCGACATCGTACCCCTCGCGGAGGGGCTGCTCGCCCGGATCGCGGCCGAGATGGGGCGCCCCGGGCTGCGTCTGAGCGACGACGCACGCGCGCGCATCCGGTCCGCGTACTGGCCGGGCAACATCCGCAGCCTGGCCAACGCCCTCGAGCGTGCGGCCATTCTGGCGGAAGGCGACACGATCGAAGGGAAGAGCGTTGTGCCTAGCACTCCGAACCCGAAGCGCGGGAGCGACGGGGTCCGAACCATGGCTGAGATCGAGGCGGAAGCCATCCGCCGCGCCCTCGACGATATGGATGGAAACCGGCGGCTGGCCGCCGAACGGCTGGGGATCGGCCTCCGCACGCTTTACGAAAAGCTCAAGCGGCACGGGATCTCGTAG
- a CDS encoding T9SS type A sorting domain-containing protein has protein sequence MLLFSTVYRVAVTAFLICIGLALPFAGTAQNCLDYSETLHWSNAVETTGLAEAVALDGNLGYTANGSDDGDGGSISILDMTILRAPQILSTLYTPGFALDIDEEAGVICVADGSCGLTIVEAANPADPSIIGRLEDLGFVQCVALTGSIALVGSHALYAVDVASPASPVILDQIEAPGCSQIVIEGTRAYVSSNCCGFRIFDIEDPGDLRLLGSFDVTCRTSGLAVSLPYVTFAGSTYGFGVIDVSDPAAPFQVGWSPEPEYAQGAAVCGGRAYVVDGRGLTLFDIEDPAAPIMLGYVPLSESPHSVTLAGGYAFVSSGYAGVQIVNIEHDWPAEPLGELAPLDHTKDVAACGGFAYLAEGTAGLAVVDLADPALPVVVGTASLPNSTSARNVAVEGSRSCIIDYTRQLHTFDVSEPSEPVLLSSTLLPESPYSLILAGGWAFIPCGGNGLVLIDISGSRGPQTMWVYDTPGWALDIAVQGHLAYVVDSYALMILDVTNPPKPKLVGQWNQAADEISVDGDYACLSNGYGGLFLLDIRDPANPFQVAECDLPSYTLTATLSWPYVYSSNAEGGLVIHRVDDPGGFTFAGSYDLPRNTGTVTREGDLLLVPLWDEGLQILRPQCGDAAAAPAGAGWNAPVAFRAPNPFSAPGVIRLELRRPADVTLSIFDASGRCITTLADRAYPAGKAEIIWNGKDRRGSAVKPGVYFMSCRTSEGTSTAKLILVR, from the coding sequence ATGTTACTTTTTTCGACTGTGTATCGGGTTGCGGTGACGGCGTTCTTGATTTGCATCGGGCTGGCGCTCCCCTTCGCCGGAACGGCCCAGAATTGTTTGGATTATTCCGAGACCCTGCACTGGTCCAACGCTGTGGAAACCACCGGCCTGGCTGAAGCCGTCGCGCTGGACGGGAACCTCGGCTATACCGCCAACGGATCCGATGACGGGGACGGGGGGAGCATCTCCATCCTGGACATGACGATTCTCCGGGCCCCCCAGATTCTCAGCACCCTCTACACCCCCGGTTTCGCCCTCGACATCGACGAGGAGGCAGGTGTCATCTGCGTCGCGGATGGCTCTTGCGGGCTCACCATCGTCGAGGCGGCCAACCCGGCCGACCCCTCCATCATCGGGCGGCTTGAGGATCTAGGATTTGTTCAATGCGTTGCGCTGACCGGCTCCATCGCCCTGGTCGGATCGCACGCGCTCTACGCCGTCGATGTCGCGTCGCCGGCATCCCCCGTGATCCTGGACCAGATCGAAGCGCCCGGCTGCTCCCAGATCGTCATCGAAGGGACGCGGGCCTACGTCTCCAGCAACTGCTGCGGTTTCCGGATCTTTGACATCGAGGATCCAGGCGATCTCCGCTTGCTCGGCTCGTTCGATGTGACCTGCCGTACGAGCGGCTTGGCCGTTTCCCTCCCGTACGTCACTTTCGCTGGGTCGACGTACGGCTTCGGGGTCATCGATGTGAGCGATCCGGCCGCGCCGTTCCAGGTCGGCTGGTCGCCGGAGCCGGAATATGCCCAGGGCGCGGCGGTGTGCGGAGGAAGGGCGTACGTCGTCGACGGCCGGGGATTAACGCTGTTCGACATCGAAGATCCGGCCGCACCGATCATGTTGGGATATGTGCCCCTCTCGGAGTCTCCCCACTCGGTGACCCTGGCCGGAGGCTACGCCTTCGTCTCGAGCGGTTATGCCGGCGTGCAGATCGTCAACATCGAACACGACTGGCCGGCCGAGCCGCTTGGAGAGCTGGCGCCGCTCGACCATACGAAAGATGTCGCGGCCTGCGGCGGGTTTGCGTACTTGGCTGAAGGAACCGCGGGTTTGGCTGTGGTCGACCTGGCGGACCCGGCGCTTCCCGTGGTTGTCGGAACGGCCTCGCTCCCGAACTCGACCTCGGCCCGAAATGTCGCCGTGGAGGGTTCACGGAGCTGCATCATCGATTACACCCGCCAGCTTCACACATTCGACGTGAGCGAACCGAGCGAACCCGTGCTGCTCTCGTCGACGCTCCTTCCGGAGTCCCCTTACTCGCTGATTCTGGCCGGCGGCTGGGCCTTCATCCCCTGCGGTGGGAATGGGTTGGTTTTGATCGACATCAGCGGCTCCCGTGGTCCCCAAACAATGTGGGTTTACGACACGCCGGGCTGGGCCTTGGACATCGCCGTCCAGGGTCATCTCGCCTACGTCGTCGACAGCTATGCCCTCATGATCCTGGATGTGACCAACCCGCCGAAGCCCAAACTGGTCGGGCAGTGGAACCAAGCCGCCGATGAGATCTCGGTCGACGGCGACTACGCGTGCCTGAGCAACGGGTACGGCGGTCTCTTCCTTCTGGACATTCGCGATCCCGCGAACCCCTTCCAGGTCGCCGAATGCGACCTCCCCAGTTACACATTGACCGCGACGCTTTCCTGGCCGTACGTGTACAGCTCGAATGCAGAAGGGGGGCTCGTCATCCATCGGGTGGATGATCCGGGCGGTTTCACATTCGCCGGCTCGTACGATCTCCCTCGAAACACCGGGACGGTGACCCGTGAGGGGGATCTTCTCCTCGTTCCCTTGTGGGATGAGGGTCTTCAGATCCTCCGTCCCCAATGCGGCGATGCGGCCGCGGCTCCCGCTGGAGCCGGATGGAATGCGCCGGTCGCCTTCCGGGCGCCGAATCCCTTCTCCGCTCCGGGCGTGATTCGTCTCGAACTCCGGCGGCCCGCCGACGTGACCCTCTCAATCTTCGATGCCTCCGGCCGCTGTATAACCACGCTGGCGGATCGAGCCTACCCCGCGGGGAAGGCGGAGATCATCTGGAATGGGAAGGATCGCCGGGGAAGCGCGGTGAAGCCGGGAGTTTATTTCATGTCTTGCCGGACCAGCGAAGGAACGTCGACGGCGAAGCTGATCCTTGTGCGCTAA
- a CDS encoding sigma-70 family RNA polymerase sigma factor, giving the protein MNEITRILTALEQGDPRAADELLPLVYQELRRLAAQKLARETPGQTLQATALVHEAYLRIVGSGDQDWSHRGHFFAAAAEAMRRILIEAARRKKSLKRGGDRRRVELDDATLAIEGPSDDILALNQVLDRFTEVDPEAAELVKLRYFGGLTLEQIAQIRGVTRRTVVNHWAYARAWLHREMTKE; this is encoded by the coding sequence ATGAATGAGATCACGAGAATACTGACGGCCCTCGAGCAGGGCGATCCCCGCGCCGCGGACGAGCTTCTACCCCTGGTCTACCAGGAGCTCCGCCGCCTGGCGGCCCAGAAACTGGCGCGCGAGACTCCGGGTCAGACGCTTCAAGCCACAGCTTTGGTGCATGAAGCCTATCTCCGCATCGTTGGATCGGGAGACCAGGATTGGAGCCACCGGGGACACTTCTTCGCCGCCGCGGCCGAGGCGATGCGCAGGATTCTCATTGAAGCCGCCCGCCGCAAGAAAAGCCTCAAACGCGGCGGTGATCGCCGGAGAGTAGAACTCGACGATGCGACTCTCGCGATAGAAGGTCCGTCGGACGATATCCTCGCGTTGAATCAGGTTCTCGACAGGTTTACCGAGGTCGATCCGGAGGCCGCGGAGCTGGTGAAGCTGCGCTACTTCGGGGGATTGACCCTCGAGCAGATCGCTCAGATCCGAGGTGTCACCCGGCGCACCGTTGTTAATCATTGGGCCTATGCCCGTGCTTGGTTGCATCGGGAAATGACCAAAGAGTAG